taatttttttaactgcctattttggggcatcattaacaatgcactgatttacactcgacaccgcccccttaaatcgcgtgctccctgccacgcgagctgtcgactatattacagcgcatttacaaagttcacacagctaatataaccctcaaatggatctttacaagatgttcgtcatgcatgctgtatgcatgcttcgaattatgtgagtaaagtatttattttgatgtttatatttgattctctatgagtttgaggctattctccgtggctaacggctaatgctacactgttggagagatttataaagaatgaagttgtgtttatgaattatacagactgcaagtgtttaaaaattaaaatagcgacggctcttgtctccgtgaatacagtaagaaacgatggtaactttaaccacatttaacagtacattagcaacatgctaacgaaacatttagaaagacaatttacaaatatcactaaaaatatcatgttatcatggatcatgtcagttattattgctccatctgccattttttgctattgtccttgcttgcttacctagtctgttgattcacctgtgcagatccagacgttctgccctttctaatggcttgaatatgagctggcatatgcaaatattgggggcgtacaccccgactgttatgtaacagtcggtgttatgttgagattcgcctgttcttcggaggtcttttaaacaaatgagatttacataagaaagagaaagcaatggagtttgaaactcaatgtaagTCTTTTCcttgtactgaactcttgttatttaatatgccaaggtaaattcaaattttgaatctagggcacctttaatgttttgcattgctgtttggctgccagtggtgtggtcctgATTGAAGCCAACAATTCTGCCcatctaactcctttgggatcgAATAAAATTGTTGTTCAGGGTTTCTCTGACGACTGTTATTACAGCTAACAGtaccacatatcccagacatgTTGTAaccttgttgtgaaccttctggaAGTGTTTCGTTgtccttcctctggtagttgtagctgctgtgaCTAtaagctgtgtctcatttcgaaggctgcatcctccggAGGTCACATTCGAAGGATGCATTCTTCACTGAGGCTGTATCGTTTCAGAAAAGAAGTAGGACACTCCGAACGTGATCTTAGAATGCATCCTTCTTTCACAGGAATTTGGAGGATGCATGAGGTGTATCCTTCGCTGCTGCAGATAGCCCACAATTCTTTGCGTCGCTGTTAACAaccatcatttatttgaaaaataaataaataaataaatggcgGCGTCAGCAAATGTACACACAAGCGAAGATGTGTTTAAATGTAAGTAGTTTcatgcttgtttttgttttaaactttgtTCTCTTAATATCCTCCTCCTTTGTCTCTGTAACAGATATCTGTTGTACATAAGCCAGCTCCTCAAGCATTAACCATAATAAAAcaagtaaatacattttcttttcaaattactttaataattttcattcatttgctAAGAGCGCAACGAGGCTGCCGTGAACGCGTTGGCATAGCAACGATATACTTCCTGTGTGTCCTACGAAGGGCGTCTCGTTTAATTCTGGCTAAGGACACTCCATATACCGCATCCTTCACAGGATTCGTCCTCTTGAGGATGCAGcctttgaaattaaatgaaatgagacacagctataGACTGAAACAGGTCacgcagctgtgaccggacacaaatatggcggcgataaAATAAAGTGACGTtacatgaaacccatggatagatctgttttaaaatgtttcaaatgtttttagaCCATTTAGCCTTTTTCCAATCATGtccaattgtgtgtgtgttcacataaCCAGTGGTGCCACaacagtaatatttaaaataatactttatGTGAAGATATTGAATACTATACACTTAAATTAtgattgtaaaaataaaatctaggCCAGTAAGTCAGATTAATTTGGGGGGAGAGGGGACACTGAAGAAATTTTGTGGATCGCATCTTACTCCATCACACCCCTGTAGCATGTagggaaagaaaaaaacaattattattgttacttTTATTACTGTGTCAAATAACTCTTCAAGTGTTCATATTGCATGATCTGTGCACTCATTGtcaaaatatttattgatactcccttttgtttttgtgtgaagGATGTGGAGTGTTATGAAAGATGTGCAGTCAATGGAGGCACTTTCAAGTCATCTAAATGATGGAATTGTCTCTATCGGTAACATATGCAAGTTCCTCAGGAATGCACAAGTCAATCCCACCACCGACATGTGCTCCAATTACAAACAAATTAGGATGCATATTGAGCATGCTGAACAGTGCCTGAAAACATCAGAGACAATGATTAAAGAAAAGCTGGGATGTTTGGATGAACGCATGGAGCAACTTATTAGAGAGAAACTAAGTGTTGAGAAGCAGAAAAAGCAGAAAAACTAGGCCATGGATGTTTTGCGCACAAAGAAGGATTCTGCTAAGGAATCATTAAAGCGTTCTAAAAAATCTTTGGAGTGGGCTGAAAATGCTGTACAATCAGCAAATTATGACTTACGAGTACATCAAGATAAGATGAACGAATACGATGATTTGGAAACTGCAGGGGCAATACTGCTTGCAATACCAGTTTTCGGATGGATTGCTGGTGAGAATTCCACTACTCTTACAATCACCTTGAATTGTACATGTAACAGTTTGTGAAGTTATGCATTTACAATGTTTTGACTGTTGTGTATTCAAGAGATTTCTGTTAATCTCTAGGTCCAATAATGATAAGTGAGGCACAAAAGGGAATGGAAGAAGCTTTAAATGCCATCAGAGCTGCTAAATGGGAGAAACAAAGCTCTGAATCTCAAGTGAGGAACTGgactgaaaaaatgtatcattacCAGAACATAATCTCTAGGACACAGAATGAAATTGAGCAGACCAATGAGGCACTGAAGAGGATTGAGTGGGAGACTGAAAGGGTTCAAATGCATCTAAAGGGCACAGCTGATATTCAGGAAATAGTCAGGAAAGCTATGAACCTTCTAAGTGTTCTTGGTGGAAGAGTCACTGTACTGGAGAGGCAAACTCAATGTTTCATCCTCTGGGAACCTGTGGTAAAGGTCATGCAAGATGTGATGAAGGCAGTAGTAAATATTACAGAGAATCGGCTCCTTTATAGTCGAGGTGTACCAGACTTCATGAATGCTTTGAGGGAGAATGTTGGAGAACTACTGGCTTTATGTAACTCAGCCAGTAATTCTGAGTATGACAACTATTACTGATCACCTTTATGTAACTCACATTGCAAAGGCTTAAAAGAAGAAGGTTTATGAGTGTTTTAGAAACCACTGCAAGTAACTCTGGAAACTGTTGAACGTTATCTGTACAATAATGAATGACAGTGCCTTTAGTAGCTGTTTGGCTCACCTAACCTAGAAAAATAGAATATTTGACATGTGTTAAACATATATATTGTAATTTCATATTgtaaatgcatatataaatacatgctgCTTTTAATCACAATGCAAATTATTTCAAAAATTACATCAAATTACATCTATTTTACATTCAAGAGTCTCAAATGCTTTCATAATTATTGACATCATAAAATGCTACATATGGAAAAAATGGATTACATGACAATCTTATCAACATCTTGTTCATTTCTAGGCTATGGGGGATTTCTATTCCTCTCTCAGCAAAATTAACATTTCAAATGAACAGTTGCTGTTTGCATGTTTATAGCTGAAATAAACTGACATGTCTTATTAGGTTGGCTATTTAACGAGTGCCTTTTCCAGTTTAATAAGGTGATTTAAgttaattttcattaaaatcaGAAAATCAgtgtgtttaatttttaaaaggaTATATCAGGTTCAACACAAGTCAAACTTTATCAACAGTAGGCTATTATTTTTGGCATGACCATGATTagcttaaaaattaattaacccTAAATGGACAACACATAATCGTAAACAAGAACAATATTAAAGCTTGTGTTCTGTGTAACGTAGCTGGTGTGGCACAGATGAAGATGTAgcgaacccaagtgcagtttatttacagtgaaaatCCAAAATCCAAGAACATGAAATGATGAACGATATCCAACATGTGAAACAAACcataaacatgagaaaaaaTTTTTACTAGGCAATAAACAAAGCATGGCACATGGAAACATGAGACAGCATCCTACTTCAATATCCAACTAAGGGCAAACAAGGGtttaaatacattaacaaatggaaaacatgacaatgacaaccaATGAGAACATGACATGAAGCAAAGGAACAAAGAACCAATTAAAACAAGACACATGAACAGGGGAAGACATGAAGACATGATCACATGTCGAGCAAGGAAGTCACATGACAAGAAACCAGGAAACATGACTATgataatttcaaaataaaagacatgaacgTAAACAAAACCCAAACCAATTTGACATTCTGTATCTATGTAAGTATATGTGTAATCCCAAAAATCGATTGAACATTAGTGGCAATGGTCACCATGATCAACTTGCAGCTGATCCCCAAGGAACCACTGTTACACTTATCCTGTAATTACATGAAACAATGAGTAAAAAGCACCACTTTAAATCGCAGTTGTTACACTtgccctgtaactacatgaaactagggggtaacaagcaccactttaaATTACAGGCAGCAGGTGTTACACCTACGTATAACTGCTTACAATTACACTTAACCCtattacaaagaaaaatgttgcaatagttttagttttacttaGTTTCAGCTGCACTTTTGCTATCAAAACAACATCAGTGTAACACAGTTCTtatatacgggaagaaggaggcgggaaccggcgaacattcaacaaaagtttaattcaaaataaacaaagaacaaaacgaaagtaacacaaacataataaaacataacgtaaagtccaggcctggtcctctctcgtccgtCACGGTcgtcactcctccttttatgctcccggagctcctccgtgagagactcaaggccggtgcgcctcccaggtgatcctcgttatcacttgcgtcactggcctcgcgccgttccctcacagctctcgcccgccctggtcgctaCATACCCCCATCgaccctcgcaggccggggggtactcccgagactgcgctctactcccccccggggcctgtctcggcggccgcagcacctgggggtaaggacagatgagacgagagaaaggagacggaagcaaggggagcgacaggacgagagaggggagagaggaaaaagagaaaaaaaaattctgggtccggttcccagacacactgccgctcggtcctcagccagccgggaggctcttcctcgcggtgccatgcggtggcactggacactcagtggacggcccgatcctcgaacgcctcctggcggccggcgatggctcctccgttgagggcagccggcagcgattCCCctgtcccctgctcctccccttcatggcggatggcagcaggctccggctcACGGCggacggcggcgactcctccacTCCCTCCtcgacggcagccaccccacctcgttccaggagcacggcatccgggtctccgtcccacctttcacaaggctccagcaccaccgcctcgggcagcctctcgcggtcttcactcccgcgctgcccgaactccgcagcaccgcgatccccctcagcagcgagggctctccgacagcatgtccctcctttctcccgggtttcggcaccaatgtaacacagttcttatatacgggaagaaggcggcgggaaccggcgaacattcaacaaaagtttaattcaaaataaacaaagaacaaaacgaaagaaccctcacggacgtctgccggccacacaaacataataaaacataacgtaaagtccaggcctggtcctctctcgtctgtcacggtcgtcgctcctccttttatgctcccggagctcctccgtgagagactcaaggccggtgcgcctcccaggtgatgctcgttatcacttgcgtcaccggcctcgcgccgttccctcacggctctcgcccgccctggtcgccacaatcAGTTTTACTCAAGCGGCAACTTCCCCCCTTTTCTCTGGAAGCCAATTTGGAAGTGATTTAAACTGCAATTCTttgactggccgctagggacaggctccaaaagagagcagaatctcattgagccccatgttaaaatgcccaactttacagcagaaaaaaaacatatttatagcCTGGTACAAATTGTGTTTCCCTTTTGATACTACACTACGTACTGCGTTTCTGCCTTTTTAGGCAAGACGCAACAGGGAAACTCCTGTTTACACTGATTCTGGAGCCTTTTTTAATCATGAGTTTAATAAAACGATCCAATGGTGGCGTGGCAGGGCCGAAATGGGCGGGATCTCGGGCTATATAAGCTGCCGTTTCGCCTTGGCAAACTGATTAATTCTCCTTCAGCGATACAGATCACATCTCTTTGTTGATCCCGAGACTTGAAGCCGCCTTCTTCCTGCAAGCTGCTGGAATTCGCCACTGATCAGCTCGCTGATCTGCAGCAGCAAGATCAGCTTACCTCTCCTTGTCGCTCTCAAGCAGTGTGCCGCTCTCAAGCCGTACCCCTCTGCCACCGCGAACAACCTGGCCTCGTTCGGGGGATCTCACGAAGAGCTGCTGGATGACAGAATGTCCTTAGCGGCCTCAGACGCTGAGGACTGGCCGGACTCACAACTCGACGCCAGGGCTTCTATCGACTCCGAGCTCATTCACATGCTCTCTAAGTCCGTTGAAGAGCTCGGCCTGGAGTAGTCTGCGCCCGAGGAACCAGCACGCAGCTGCATCGACGAGTGGCTTTTGCCCGGACATCGCCAGGCTCCTCCCCAGCGGTCAGCTCCATTCTTCCCTGAAGTACACGAGGAGCTCACAAAGTCGTGGCGCACCCCGTACTCTGCCCTCCTTCGCTCTTCTGCCTCTCATGCTCTCACCTCGGTTGACAGCGCAGAGCAGAAGGGTTATGACAAACTGCTGCCTCTGGATGAAGCTGTGGCCGCACACCTGTGTCCGGCTGCCGCCAGTGGCTGGGAAACTAAGGTCACCCACCAATCCAAGCCATGTCGCACCACGTTGACCCTCGCTGGATGGACCTACACCTCGGCAGGCCAAGCAGCTTCCGCCCTGCACATGATGGCGGTGTTGCAGGTTTACCAGTCCAAAATTCTGCGTGACCTAGACCAGCCTGGGCAGGACCGGTCCGCCTTCAAAGAGCTGCGCTGCGCCACGCCACAGACCTGGCCCTGCGAGCCACTAAGATCACGGCCCAGGCAATTGGACATTCAATGGCCAGCCTGGTGGTGCTGGAGCGGCACTTATGGTTGAATTCGATTGTTGATGGGTTTGCTGAATGCTTCACAGCTGCACAAAATTCGTCCCAGGCAATGCAATGCTTCCTGCCAAAGCGCTCCAGCTCCTCCACTTCAAGCCGCCCAAAGCCTGCGCCAGCACAGCACTCACGTTCTGCCAGAGCTCTGTCAACGAGACGGCTCTACTCCCTAAAATGGTCAATCTTTGCTGCATGGTGTACAGCCCGGGACAAGGACCCATTTACTTGTGACATATCTTTGATATTGTCTTTCCTTCAGGACTTAATGGATAGGGGCCATCCTCCCTCAACCCTCAAAGTCTATGTCACAGCCATAGCAGCCTCCCATACTCCCGTAGCGGGACATTCGATAGGGAAAAACAACCTTGTTAATTTCCTAAAAGGGACTAGGAGACTGAACCCTTCCCGCCCTCACAGTTCCCACATGGGACCTGTCTGTGGTTCTCAGGGGCCTTAAGGGCCCTCCCTTTGAACCGCTCCAGACTGTCGACTTACGTCCTATAACGCTAACGCTAAAAACCGTCTTATTGCTAGCCTTAGCATTGGTAAAGCGGGTAGGAGATTTACAGTAGCTCTCCGTGTGCCACTACTGTCTTGAGTTCGGGCCTAACGACTCtgaagttgtcctaaaaccgaGACATGGGTATGTCCCGAAAGTCCTATCCACACCCTTTAGGGCACAAATGGTCATTCTCTCTGTACTTCCTCCCAGGGCTCTGAATCGGTTCAAGGAGTGAAAACCAGAAACGAAAATTTTGACTAGAACGTAACCAGAAATGGAAACGAAATCAAATTTAATCATTCTGAACAGAAACgctaatttgaaatggccattaaccagttaaaaaatgttattttatcgttctgtttaatattttgatttgacagtcaaccaatcacgaaTACAAATAGTACAGCCTATGCAAATGTTACGCTGATGCATCCAACATGAGTGAAATACCCGTGCTCACATTCTAAAGTGTGTGAAATGCCCACGCTGATGCATTCGTGCTTAGCTGTCAGGTTAGGTAAGTTACAATTAAGTGAAAGTGAATGGTAATATGCAGCTTGTTGTGCGTTTTGAAACCAGCGAAAATGGCAGGATATGTAGAACATGAGTTCACACAACGCCACATCACGCatctgcagcgcttctgtgaacagagaaaacagaataaaacaataggcctacataacacatataaaataaaaggaaatatTTAGGCCTAAAGCCTATGCTAAATATTTGACTTAAATAATTAGGTTtattaacaaaacgaaagtggTTGTTGTGCACTCCAAAAATTTAAGAAAGGAAACTgacattctgcttgttttcttaatttaagtgtcttttgtaaatgtatgaattatgtctTGCTTTTACCTGTATGACCATAAATTATGCAGTATACAGTTTACTGtcttagaagaaaaaaaaaattcctctcAGGAATAGCTTTGGTTTTTTTTAACCATgcaacaaacatttaaaaatatcttgaaaaaatactttaatttataa
The sequence above is drawn from the Megalobrama amblycephala isolate DHTTF-2021 linkage group LG13, ASM1881202v1, whole genome shotgun sequence genome and encodes:
- the LOC125280857 gene encoding uncharacterized protein LOC125280857, producing MDVLRTKKDSAKESLKRSKKSLEWAENAVQSANYDLRVHQDKMNEYDDLETAGAILLAIPVFGWIAGPIMISEAQKGMEEALNAIRAAKWEKQSSESQVRNWTEKMYHYQNIISRTQNEIEQTNEALKRIEWETERVQMHLKGTADIQEIVRKAMNLLSVLGGRVTVLERQTQCFILWEPVVKVMQDVMKAVVNITENRLLYSRGVPDFMNALRENVGELLALCNSASNSEYDNYY